In a single window of the Acyrthosiphon pisum isolate AL4f chromosome X, pea_aphid_22Mar2018_4r6ur, whole genome shotgun sequence genome:
- the LOC100572854 gene encoding calponin homology domain-containing protein DDB_G0272472 isoform X2 — translation MLVTPTDAVDRPDEEERRRQSDKFDDGGGGCDGGGDVGDVGDGGGDGGGGGGGGGKKQRKRRNRRNRQRQQTEDGHVAGVESYTTPIECDNYGQTNNTAKVNDQTTNDPTGGAVAEAATPLITSQVVKGVCKANDVTSTETAAKDVSMEVQIDDEIDEDDGERYSSYSLSSVEDENGDGSDGSRQIAVTKVTCDEDDIDHDLNSQTKDHSCSSAVVDTTTSPPPDVIMHHNHDVIKRKGSRRSRRKRRSSTTATVVSDPDVHMTPVVGTVCEEEPLVPSSSLPAEINTTNTVDTTITIASINKDNANIEYNDDNITSKMFDSNATDTSTTVVDTTSAKDNSDHQSTAITTLQSQQQQEPSTISAAVQDMVGPMVHIAATVAAVQDVESRLLEDFEWKLSEVHRQWKRRLSEHERKLADEMAKRQRELNDDMDRRALELAEEVMKREQRMAEEMVEHERHLKGVLIKRERDLEERTAAEMAERKREFEAMAKTEVDARKQTIMAEAEARVAKREKELKAEAEEAIAVAKRERRLAAVEAAKRERDAVATALAEAAKREQQLLADADKRERDLKAEADRRQWEMVELEVAKAAKRERELRAEWAARERQLAAESEEREQRAVEAAERQVRRQWRQWERDAMAENRKAVEEQQERAERELATARTAWERDRTDRIAALETRWTERMQDAVQAERARGAATAEELRRTSQDEQKRIVATATAEAAAEAYRKARAEADAELVKLRRAVDTTALWYEDLLDAARAERDRCTERADEAERKQSEAERKQSEAERNLSEAEQKLSDAESAKTKAEKELAEVSSWLTEMEINLATAKSDLANLDNLLVQSANRQAETESKLNAAEQKVIEMEKKLATCVAVKSANNRRDDNDENDEDEDEEENNDDDEDGDGDVESAATGCGVATDDDDINGETEPKSCCVRAVKRRVAQLIVSHGQRMEEQRERHARQMRRQLEMLMDQRQQQHHHNHQQQKHEQHQQPQNQQQQQKQHQQQRNDLDEHYQQEEHQQQQKKEQQQNQDEQNEQWQLQQRRRRPRGGGVGGAERSEAGSDRRPQPHSSPPPCNGGSGSSSSSRSSRRRNKHRQQQQQQTPNPNLRGPPPPPRPSGRPTA, via the exons ATGCTAGTGACCCCGACAGACGCCGTGGATCGACCCGACGAAGAGGAACGGCGTCGTCAATCGGACAAGTTTGACGATGGCGGTGGAGGCTGTGACGGCGGTGGTGACGTAGGTGACGTAGGTGACGGAGGTGGcgatggcggcggcggcggcggtggaggcGGAAAGAAGCAACGTAAGCGACGAAACCGCAGGAACCGTCAGCGACAACAGACCGAAGATGGCCACGTGGCCGGCGTCGAATCTTATACGACTCCTATAGA ATGTGACAACTACGGCCAAACTAACAATACGGCTAAGGTCAACGACCAAACCACCAACGACCCCACAGGCGGTGCTGTCGCGGAGGCGGCAACACCCCTGATCACTTCACAAGTGGTCAAAGGCGTCTGCAAGGCCAACGACGTTACTTCCACCGAAACCGCCGCAAAGGACGTAAGCATGGAAGTACAGATTGACGACGAGATAGACGAAGATGACGGCGAGCGGTACTCATCGTATTCATTGTCATCGGTGGAGGACGAAAACGGCGATGGCAGTGACGGTAGCCGTCAAATCGCTGTGACAAAAGTGACATGTGACGAAGACGACATTGACCACGACTTAAATTCTCAGACCAAGGACCACAGTTGTAGCAGTGCTGTGGTAGACACTACTACTTCGCCACCTCCAGATGTCATAATGCATCACAACCACGATGTCATCAAGCGGAAAGGTTCGCGTCGAAGCCGCCGCAAACGCCGGTCGTCAACCACCGCCACGGTGGTTAGCGATCCAGATGTCCACATGACGCCTGTGGTTGGTACGGTATGCGAAGAGGAACCGTTGGTACCGTCCTCGTCACTGCCAGCAGAAATAAATACGACGAATACCGTCGACACCACTATTACCATCGCGTCAATCAATAAAGATAATGCCAATATTGAATACaacgatgataatataacttccaaaatgTTCGATAGTAATGCTACCGATACCAGTACGACGGTTGTCGACACTACTTCTGCCAAAGACAACAGTGACCACCAGTCCACGGCGATAACTACACTGCAATCACAACAG CAACAGGAACCATCAACGATCTCGGCCGCCGTACAAGATATGGTGGGGCCAATGGTACACATTGCAGCCACTGTAGCAGCTGTCCAGGATGTGGAGAGTCGGTTATTGGAAGACTTTGAGTGGAAGCTCAGCGAGGTGCACCGGCAGTGGAAACGTCGACTGTCTGAGCACGAACGTAAGTTGGCCGACGAGATGGCCAAGCGACAGCGTGAGCTGAACGATGACATGGACCGGCGGGCATTGGAGCTGGCAGAAGAGGTGATGAAACGCGAGCAGAGGATGGCTGAGGAGATGGTGGAACACGAGCGACACCTCAAGGGCGTGTTGATAAAACGAGAACGGGATCTCGAGGAGCGGACGGCCGCGGAGATGGCCGAACGTAAGCGTGAGTTTGAGGCTATGGCCAAGACTGAAGTGGACGCCCGGAAACAAACGATAATGGCCGAGGCAGAGGCGAGGGTGGCCAAGCGAGAGAAGGAACTTAAAGCTGAGGCAGAGGAAGCGATAGCGGTGGCGAAACGGGAGCGCCGGCTGGCCGCGGTGGAGGCTGCGAAGCGTGAACGAGACGCAGTAGCGACAGCGTTGGCGGAGGCCGCGAAGCGAGAGCAACAGCTATTGGCGGACGCGGATAAGCGGGAGCGAGACCTCAAGGCCGAAGCTGATCGCCGGCAATGGGAAATGGTCGAACTGGAGGTGGCCAAGGCGGCCAAACGTGAACGCGAGCTGCGGGCAGAATGGGCGGCCCGGGAACGACAACTGGCAGCGGAGTCCGAGGAACGCGAACAGCGAGCGGTGGAGGCAGCCGAAAGACAGGTGCGCAGGCAATGGCGGCAGTGGGAACGGGATGCGATGGCTGAGAACAGGAAAGCGGTAGAGGAACAACAGGAGCGGGCTGAGCGTGAGCTAGCCACGGCCCGTACGGCGTGGGAACGGGACCGAACTGACCGAATCGCTGCCCTGGAAACAAGA TGGACGGAGCGTATGCAGGATGCTGTTCAAGCGGAACGGGCTAGAGGAGCGGCGACCGCTGAAGAGTTGCGACGTACTAGTCAGGATGAACAGAAGCGAATTGTGGCCACTGCAACCGCGGAAGCTGCTGCTGAAGCTTATCGCAAGGCTCGGGCCGAAGCAGACGCCGAGTTGGTCAAACTACGACGAGCTGTAGACACGACGGCGCTGTGGTACGAAGACTTACTTGACGCAGCTCGCGCTGAACGGGACCGATGTACGG AAAGGGCCGACGAAGCAGAACGAAAACAGTCAGAAGCTGAACGAAAACAGTCGGAAGCGGAACGGAATCTGTCAGAAGCGGAACAGAAATTGTCGGATGCTGAAAGCGCCAAAACGAAAGCGGAAAAGGAGCTGGCGGAAGTGTCCAGCTGGCTGACAGAAATGGAAATTAATCTGGCCACAGCAAAGAGCGATCTCGCCAACCTGGATAATCTATTGGTACAATCAGCCAATCGGCAGGCAGAAACTGAGAGCAAACTGAACGCGGCAGAACAAAAAGTTATCGAAATGGAAAAAAAGTTAGCCACCTGTGTGGCAGTGAAATCAGCTAATAACCGCCGTGACGACAACGATGAGAATGACGAGGATGAAGATGAGGAAGAGAACAACGATGACGACGAGGATGGTGACGGTGACGTCGAAAGTGCAGCTACAGGCTGTGGTGTGGCCACCGATGACGATGACATAAATGGCGAGACAGAACCGAAAAGCTGCTGCGTCCGGGCTGTTAA GAGGCGCGTAGCACAACTAATTGTATCACATGGTCAGCGCATGGAAGAGCAGCGTGAACGGCATGCACGGCAGATGCGTCGACAGTTGGAGATGTTGATGGATCAACGTCAACAGCAGCACCACCATAACCACCAACAGCAAAAGCATGAACAACACCAGCAGCCACAGAACCAGCagcaacaacaaaaacaacaccAGCAACAGCGGAATGATCTGGACGAGCATTATCAGCAGGAAGAGCATCAACAGCAGCAGAAAAAGGAGCAGCAGCAAAATCAGGATGAGCAGAATGAGCAATGGCAACTCCAGCAGCGGAGGCGTCGACCCCGTGGCGGCGGAGTTGGTGGAGCAGAAAGGTCAGAGGCTGGCAGTGATCGCAGACCTCAACCGCATTCGTCACCGCCTCCATGCAACGGTGGTAGCGGAAGCAGCAGTAGCAGCCGGAGCAGCCGGCGCCGGAATAAGCACagacaacagcaacaacaacagacCCCGAACCCGAACCTCCGGGGACCTCCACCACCGCCCAGGCCATCCGGGAGACCGACTGCATGA
- the LOC100572854 gene encoding calponin homology domain-containing protein DDB_G0272472 isoform X1, producing MLVTPTDAVDRPDEEERRRQSDKFDDGGGGCDGGGDVGDVGDGGGDGGGGGGGGGKKQRKRRNRRNRQRQQTEDGHVAGVESYTTPIECDNYGQTNNTAKVNDQTTNDPTGGAVAEAATPLITSQVVKGVCKANDVTSTETAAKDVSMEVQIDDEIDEDDGERYSSYSLSSVEDENGDGSDGSRQIAVTKVTCDEDDIDHDLNSQTKDHSCSSAVVDTTTSPPPDVIMHHNHDVIKRKGSRRSRRKRRSSTTATVVSDPDVHMTPVVGTVCEEEPLVPSSSLPAEINTTNTVDTTITIASINKDNANIEYNDDNITSKMFDSNATDTSTTVVDTTSAKDNSDHQSTAITTLQSQQQQQEPSTISAAVQDMVGPMVHIAATVAAVQDVESRLLEDFEWKLSEVHRQWKRRLSEHERKLADEMAKRQRELNDDMDRRALELAEEVMKREQRMAEEMVEHERHLKGVLIKRERDLEERTAAEMAERKREFEAMAKTEVDARKQTIMAEAEARVAKREKELKAEAEEAIAVAKRERRLAAVEAAKRERDAVATALAEAAKREQQLLADADKRERDLKAEADRRQWEMVELEVAKAAKRERELRAEWAARERQLAAESEEREQRAVEAAERQVRRQWRQWERDAMAENRKAVEEQQERAERELATARTAWERDRTDRIAALETRWTERMQDAVQAERARGAATAEELRRTSQDEQKRIVATATAEAAAEAYRKARAEADAELVKLRRAVDTTALWYEDLLDAARAERDRCTERADEAERKQSEAERKQSEAERNLSEAEQKLSDAESAKTKAEKELAEVSSWLTEMEINLATAKSDLANLDNLLVQSANRQAETESKLNAAEQKVIEMEKKLATCVAVKSANNRRDDNDENDEDEDEEENNDDDEDGDGDVESAATGCGVATDDDDINGETEPKSCCVRAVKRRVAQLIVSHGQRMEEQRERHARQMRRQLEMLMDQRQQQHHHNHQQQKHEQHQQPQNQQQQQKQHQQQRNDLDEHYQQEEHQQQQKKEQQQNQDEQNEQWQLQQRRRRPRGGGVGGAERSEAGSDRRPQPHSSPPPCNGGSGSSSSSRSSRRRNKHRQQQQQQTPNPNLRGPPPPPRPSGRPTA from the exons ATGCTAGTGACCCCGACAGACGCCGTGGATCGACCCGACGAAGAGGAACGGCGTCGTCAATCGGACAAGTTTGACGATGGCGGTGGAGGCTGTGACGGCGGTGGTGACGTAGGTGACGTAGGTGACGGAGGTGGcgatggcggcggcggcggcggtggaggcGGAAAGAAGCAACGTAAGCGACGAAACCGCAGGAACCGTCAGCGACAACAGACCGAAGATGGCCACGTGGCCGGCGTCGAATCTTATACGACTCCTATAGA ATGTGACAACTACGGCCAAACTAACAATACGGCTAAGGTCAACGACCAAACCACCAACGACCCCACAGGCGGTGCTGTCGCGGAGGCGGCAACACCCCTGATCACTTCACAAGTGGTCAAAGGCGTCTGCAAGGCCAACGACGTTACTTCCACCGAAACCGCCGCAAAGGACGTAAGCATGGAAGTACAGATTGACGACGAGATAGACGAAGATGACGGCGAGCGGTACTCATCGTATTCATTGTCATCGGTGGAGGACGAAAACGGCGATGGCAGTGACGGTAGCCGTCAAATCGCTGTGACAAAAGTGACATGTGACGAAGACGACATTGACCACGACTTAAATTCTCAGACCAAGGACCACAGTTGTAGCAGTGCTGTGGTAGACACTACTACTTCGCCACCTCCAGATGTCATAATGCATCACAACCACGATGTCATCAAGCGGAAAGGTTCGCGTCGAAGCCGCCGCAAACGCCGGTCGTCAACCACCGCCACGGTGGTTAGCGATCCAGATGTCCACATGACGCCTGTGGTTGGTACGGTATGCGAAGAGGAACCGTTGGTACCGTCCTCGTCACTGCCAGCAGAAATAAATACGACGAATACCGTCGACACCACTATTACCATCGCGTCAATCAATAAAGATAATGCCAATATTGAATACaacgatgataatataacttccaaaatgTTCGATAGTAATGCTACCGATACCAGTACGACGGTTGTCGACACTACTTCTGCCAAAGACAACAGTGACCACCAGTCCACGGCGATAACTACACTGCAATCACAACAG CAGCAACAGGAACCATCAACGATCTCGGCCGCCGTACAAGATATGGTGGGGCCAATGGTACACATTGCAGCCACTGTAGCAGCTGTCCAGGATGTGGAGAGTCGGTTATTGGAAGACTTTGAGTGGAAGCTCAGCGAGGTGCACCGGCAGTGGAAACGTCGACTGTCTGAGCACGAACGTAAGTTGGCCGACGAGATGGCCAAGCGACAGCGTGAGCTGAACGATGACATGGACCGGCGGGCATTGGAGCTGGCAGAAGAGGTGATGAAACGCGAGCAGAGGATGGCTGAGGAGATGGTGGAACACGAGCGACACCTCAAGGGCGTGTTGATAAAACGAGAACGGGATCTCGAGGAGCGGACGGCCGCGGAGATGGCCGAACGTAAGCGTGAGTTTGAGGCTATGGCCAAGACTGAAGTGGACGCCCGGAAACAAACGATAATGGCCGAGGCAGAGGCGAGGGTGGCCAAGCGAGAGAAGGAACTTAAAGCTGAGGCAGAGGAAGCGATAGCGGTGGCGAAACGGGAGCGCCGGCTGGCCGCGGTGGAGGCTGCGAAGCGTGAACGAGACGCAGTAGCGACAGCGTTGGCGGAGGCCGCGAAGCGAGAGCAACAGCTATTGGCGGACGCGGATAAGCGGGAGCGAGACCTCAAGGCCGAAGCTGATCGCCGGCAATGGGAAATGGTCGAACTGGAGGTGGCCAAGGCGGCCAAACGTGAACGCGAGCTGCGGGCAGAATGGGCGGCCCGGGAACGACAACTGGCAGCGGAGTCCGAGGAACGCGAACAGCGAGCGGTGGAGGCAGCCGAAAGACAGGTGCGCAGGCAATGGCGGCAGTGGGAACGGGATGCGATGGCTGAGAACAGGAAAGCGGTAGAGGAACAACAGGAGCGGGCTGAGCGTGAGCTAGCCACGGCCCGTACGGCGTGGGAACGGGACCGAACTGACCGAATCGCTGCCCTGGAAACAAGA TGGACGGAGCGTATGCAGGATGCTGTTCAAGCGGAACGGGCTAGAGGAGCGGCGACCGCTGAAGAGTTGCGACGTACTAGTCAGGATGAACAGAAGCGAATTGTGGCCACTGCAACCGCGGAAGCTGCTGCTGAAGCTTATCGCAAGGCTCGGGCCGAAGCAGACGCCGAGTTGGTCAAACTACGACGAGCTGTAGACACGACGGCGCTGTGGTACGAAGACTTACTTGACGCAGCTCGCGCTGAACGGGACCGATGTACGG AAAGGGCCGACGAAGCAGAACGAAAACAGTCAGAAGCTGAACGAAAACAGTCGGAAGCGGAACGGAATCTGTCAGAAGCGGAACAGAAATTGTCGGATGCTGAAAGCGCCAAAACGAAAGCGGAAAAGGAGCTGGCGGAAGTGTCCAGCTGGCTGACAGAAATGGAAATTAATCTGGCCACAGCAAAGAGCGATCTCGCCAACCTGGATAATCTATTGGTACAATCAGCCAATCGGCAGGCAGAAACTGAGAGCAAACTGAACGCGGCAGAACAAAAAGTTATCGAAATGGAAAAAAAGTTAGCCACCTGTGTGGCAGTGAAATCAGCTAATAACCGCCGTGACGACAACGATGAGAATGACGAGGATGAAGATGAGGAAGAGAACAACGATGACGACGAGGATGGTGACGGTGACGTCGAAAGTGCAGCTACAGGCTGTGGTGTGGCCACCGATGACGATGACATAAATGGCGAGACAGAACCGAAAAGCTGCTGCGTCCGGGCTGTTAA GAGGCGCGTAGCACAACTAATTGTATCACATGGTCAGCGCATGGAAGAGCAGCGTGAACGGCATGCACGGCAGATGCGTCGACAGTTGGAGATGTTGATGGATCAACGTCAACAGCAGCACCACCATAACCACCAACAGCAAAAGCATGAACAACACCAGCAGCCACAGAACCAGCagcaacaacaaaaacaacaccAGCAACAGCGGAATGATCTGGACGAGCATTATCAGCAGGAAGAGCATCAACAGCAGCAGAAAAAGGAGCAGCAGCAAAATCAGGATGAGCAGAATGAGCAATGGCAACTCCAGCAGCGGAGGCGTCGACCCCGTGGCGGCGGAGTTGGTGGAGCAGAAAGGTCAGAGGCTGGCAGTGATCGCAGACCTCAACCGCATTCGTCACCGCCTCCATGCAACGGTGGTAGCGGAAGCAGCAGTAGCAGCCGGAGCAGCCGGCGCCGGAATAAGCACagacaacagcaacaacaacagacCCCGAACCCGAACCTCCGGGGACCTCCACCACCGCCCAGGCCATCCGGGAGACCGACTGCATGA
- the LOC100572854 gene encoding calponin homology domain-containing protein DDB_G0272472 isoform X3: MEVQIDDEIDEDDGERYSSYSLSSVEDENGDGSDGSRQIAVTKVTCDEDDIDHDLNSQTKDHSCSSAVVDTTTSPPPDVIMHHNHDVIKRKGSRRSRRKRRSSTTATVVSDPDVHMTPVVGTVCEEEPLVPSSSLPAEINTTNTVDTTITIASINKDNANIEYNDDNITSKMFDSNATDTSTTVVDTTSAKDNSDHQSTAITTLQSQQQQQEPSTISAAVQDMVGPMVHIAATVAAVQDVESRLLEDFEWKLSEVHRQWKRRLSEHERKLADEMAKRQRELNDDMDRRALELAEEVMKREQRMAEEMVEHERHLKGVLIKRERDLEERTAAEMAERKREFEAMAKTEVDARKQTIMAEAEARVAKREKELKAEAEEAIAVAKRERRLAAVEAAKRERDAVATALAEAAKREQQLLADADKRERDLKAEADRRQWEMVELEVAKAAKRERELRAEWAARERQLAAESEEREQRAVEAAERQVRRQWRQWERDAMAENRKAVEEQQERAERELATARTAWERDRTDRIAALETRWTERMQDAVQAERARGAATAEELRRTSQDEQKRIVATATAEAAAEAYRKARAEADAELVKLRRAVDTTALWYEDLLDAARAERDRCTERADEAERKQSEAERKQSEAERNLSEAEQKLSDAESAKTKAEKELAEVSSWLTEMEINLATAKSDLANLDNLLVQSANRQAETESKLNAAEQKVIEMEKKLATCVAVKSANNRRDDNDENDEDEDEEENNDDDEDGDGDVESAATGCGVATDDDDINGETEPKSCCVRAVKRRVAQLIVSHGQRMEEQRERHARQMRRQLEMLMDQRQQQHHHNHQQQKHEQHQQPQNQQQQQKQHQQQRNDLDEHYQQEEHQQQQKKEQQQNQDEQNEQWQLQQRRRRPRGGGVGGAERSEAGSDRRPQPHSSPPPCNGGSGSSSSSRSSRRRNKHRQQQQQQTPNPNLRGPPPPPRPSGRPTA; the protein is encoded by the exons ATGGAAGTACAGATTGACGACGAGATAGACGAAGATGACGGCGAGCGGTACTCATCGTATTCATTGTCATCGGTGGAGGACGAAAACGGCGATGGCAGTGACGGTAGCCGTCAAATCGCTGTGACAAAAGTGACATGTGACGAAGACGACATTGACCACGACTTAAATTCTCAGACCAAGGACCACAGTTGTAGCAGTGCTGTGGTAGACACTACTACTTCGCCACCTCCAGATGTCATAATGCATCACAACCACGATGTCATCAAGCGGAAAGGTTCGCGTCGAAGCCGCCGCAAACGCCGGTCGTCAACCACCGCCACGGTGGTTAGCGATCCAGATGTCCACATGACGCCTGTGGTTGGTACGGTATGCGAAGAGGAACCGTTGGTACCGTCCTCGTCACTGCCAGCAGAAATAAATACGACGAATACCGTCGACACCACTATTACCATCGCGTCAATCAATAAAGATAATGCCAATATTGAATACaacgatgataatataacttccaaaatgTTCGATAGTAATGCTACCGATACCAGTACGACGGTTGTCGACACTACTTCTGCCAAAGACAACAGTGACCACCAGTCCACGGCGATAACTACACTGCAATCACAACAG CAGCAACAGGAACCATCAACGATCTCGGCCGCCGTACAAGATATGGTGGGGCCAATGGTACACATTGCAGCCACTGTAGCAGCTGTCCAGGATGTGGAGAGTCGGTTATTGGAAGACTTTGAGTGGAAGCTCAGCGAGGTGCACCGGCAGTGGAAACGTCGACTGTCTGAGCACGAACGTAAGTTGGCCGACGAGATGGCCAAGCGACAGCGTGAGCTGAACGATGACATGGACCGGCGGGCATTGGAGCTGGCAGAAGAGGTGATGAAACGCGAGCAGAGGATGGCTGAGGAGATGGTGGAACACGAGCGACACCTCAAGGGCGTGTTGATAAAACGAGAACGGGATCTCGAGGAGCGGACGGCCGCGGAGATGGCCGAACGTAAGCGTGAGTTTGAGGCTATGGCCAAGACTGAAGTGGACGCCCGGAAACAAACGATAATGGCCGAGGCAGAGGCGAGGGTGGCCAAGCGAGAGAAGGAACTTAAAGCTGAGGCAGAGGAAGCGATAGCGGTGGCGAAACGGGAGCGCCGGCTGGCCGCGGTGGAGGCTGCGAAGCGTGAACGAGACGCAGTAGCGACAGCGTTGGCGGAGGCCGCGAAGCGAGAGCAACAGCTATTGGCGGACGCGGATAAGCGGGAGCGAGACCTCAAGGCCGAAGCTGATCGCCGGCAATGGGAAATGGTCGAACTGGAGGTGGCCAAGGCGGCCAAACGTGAACGCGAGCTGCGGGCAGAATGGGCGGCCCGGGAACGACAACTGGCAGCGGAGTCCGAGGAACGCGAACAGCGAGCGGTGGAGGCAGCCGAAAGACAGGTGCGCAGGCAATGGCGGCAGTGGGAACGGGATGCGATGGCTGAGAACAGGAAAGCGGTAGAGGAACAACAGGAGCGGGCTGAGCGTGAGCTAGCCACGGCCCGTACGGCGTGGGAACGGGACCGAACTGACCGAATCGCTGCCCTGGAAACAAGA TGGACGGAGCGTATGCAGGATGCTGTTCAAGCGGAACGGGCTAGAGGAGCGGCGACCGCTGAAGAGTTGCGACGTACTAGTCAGGATGAACAGAAGCGAATTGTGGCCACTGCAACCGCGGAAGCTGCTGCTGAAGCTTATCGCAAGGCTCGGGCCGAAGCAGACGCCGAGTTGGTCAAACTACGACGAGCTGTAGACACGACGGCGCTGTGGTACGAAGACTTACTTGACGCAGCTCGCGCTGAACGGGACCGATGTACGG AAAGGGCCGACGAAGCAGAACGAAAACAGTCAGAAGCTGAACGAAAACAGTCGGAAGCGGAACGGAATCTGTCAGAAGCGGAACAGAAATTGTCGGATGCTGAAAGCGCCAAAACGAAAGCGGAAAAGGAGCTGGCGGAAGTGTCCAGCTGGCTGACAGAAATGGAAATTAATCTGGCCACAGCAAAGAGCGATCTCGCCAACCTGGATAATCTATTGGTACAATCAGCCAATCGGCAGGCAGAAACTGAGAGCAAACTGAACGCGGCAGAACAAAAAGTTATCGAAATGGAAAAAAAGTTAGCCACCTGTGTGGCAGTGAAATCAGCTAATAACCGCCGTGACGACAACGATGAGAATGACGAGGATGAAGATGAGGAAGAGAACAACGATGACGACGAGGATGGTGACGGTGACGTCGAAAGTGCAGCTACAGGCTGTGGTGTGGCCACCGATGACGATGACATAAATGGCGAGACAGAACCGAAAAGCTGCTGCGTCCGGGCTGTTAA GAGGCGCGTAGCACAACTAATTGTATCACATGGTCAGCGCATGGAAGAGCAGCGTGAACGGCATGCACGGCAGATGCGTCGACAGTTGGAGATGTTGATGGATCAACGTCAACAGCAGCACCACCATAACCACCAACAGCAAAAGCATGAACAACACCAGCAGCCACAGAACCAGCagcaacaacaaaaacaacaccAGCAACAGCGGAATGATCTGGACGAGCATTATCAGCAGGAAGAGCATCAACAGCAGCAGAAAAAGGAGCAGCAGCAAAATCAGGATGAGCAGAATGAGCAATGGCAACTCCAGCAGCGGAGGCGTCGACCCCGTGGCGGCGGAGTTGGTGGAGCAGAAAGGTCAGAGGCTGGCAGTGATCGCAGACCTCAACCGCATTCGTCACCGCCTCCATGCAACGGTGGTAGCGGAAGCAGCAGTAGCAGCCGGAGCAGCCGGCGCCGGAATAAGCACagacaacagcaacaacaacagacCCCGAACCCGAACCTCCGGGGACCTCCACCACCGCCCAGGCCATCCGGGAGACCGACTGCATGA